A stretch of the Ignavibacteriales bacterium genome encodes the following:
- a CDS encoding DNA methyltransferase, translating into MASFTSGNDVDILEAIDRLLEVGRIRTVHSGIRSLKERLSSDSNTILTLGSSNDESPLASIPRDHFLSQLDQIERTKTLPRARYYLDRLKRSLIKVKTRKINDINLNRWKEYKTILTDSLWLLDRRDGTGGHSSWYWGNFIPQIPHQLMMRYTKSGDWVLDAFAGSGTTLLEAQRLKRNCIGIELQSSVAKKVGQTLKGNHAESTGTIVGLEVGDSRTINIKQVLRKYETQSVQLVILHPPYHNIIQFSKSRRDLSNTRTPEDFAEQFGAVVDNVTPALDDGRMLAVVIGDKYEKGEWKPLGFMVMNEVLKRNYKLKSIVVKNFEETMGKRSQKELWRFRALAGGFYLFKHEYIFIFQKG; encoded by the coding sequence ATGGCCTCATTCACTTCCGGCAACGATGTGGACATTCTCGAGGCAATTGACCGTCTGCTCGAAGTGGGGAGAATTCGAACTGTTCATTCGGGTATCAGGTCGCTGAAAGAGCGCCTCTCGTCAGACTCGAACACGATCCTCACGCTTGGGTCTTCCAACGACGAATCTCCCCTGGCAAGCATTCCCCGGGACCATTTCCTTTCTCAACTCGATCAGATCGAACGCACAAAAACCCTCCCGAGGGCCCGGTACTACCTTGACAGATTGAAACGCTCCCTCATCAAGGTCAAGACCCGCAAGATCAACGACATCAACCTCAATCGCTGGAAGGAATACAAGACGATCCTGACGGACAGTCTCTGGCTCCTCGACCGCCGGGATGGAACCGGCGGTCACTCGTCCTGGTACTGGGGAAATTTCATTCCGCAGATACCGCATCAGTTGATGATGAGATACACGAAATCGGGAGATTGGGTCCTTGATGCGTTCGCAGGGAGCGGGACGACCCTGCTGGAAGCGCAGCGACTGAAACGGAATTGCATCGGCATTGAACTCCAGTCGTCCGTGGCGAAGAAGGTCGGACAAACGCTGAAAGGAAATCACGCCGAAAGCACCGGAACAATCGTTGGACTGGAGGTCGGCGATAGCAGGACTATCAATATCAAGCAGGTTCTGCGGAAGTATGAAACACAATCTGTCCAGCTGGTCATCCTCCATCCACCCTACCACAACATTATTCAGTTCAGCAAGAGCCGCCGTGATCTTTCGAATACCCGGACGCCGGAAGATTTCGCGGAGCAATTTGGAGCAGTCGTCGACAATGTTACGCCGGCTCTGGACGATGGCCGCATGCTCGCAGTCGTCATCGGCGACAAATATGAGAAGGGGGAATGGAAGCCGCTCGGCTTCATGGTGATGAACGAAGTCTTGAAAAGAAATTACAAACTCAAGAGCATCGTAGTCAAGAACTTCGAGGAGACCATGGGCAAGAGGAGTCAGAAGGAGCTCTGGAGGTTCCGTGCCCTGGCCGGCGGGTTCTACCTTTTCAAGCACGAATACATTTTCATTTTCCAGAAAGGCTAG
- a CDS encoding spore maturation protein, which translates to MGDLFRAIINVVSILAIPLLLLIFLGYGILKKVRVYEVFVEGAKEGFTTAIRIIPYLVAMLFAIGIFRASGALELLTALLAPATNLIGMPPETLPMALMRPLSGSGSLGIMTELMKVHGPDSFIGILASTMYGSSETTFYVLAVYFGSVQIKNTRHAVPAGLIADVFGMLGAVLICRILFGA; encoded by the coding sequence ATGGGTGATCTCTTCCGTGCAATCATCAACGTGGTCTCCATCCTGGCCATCCCGCTTCTTCTTCTCATTTTCCTCGGGTACGGCATCTTGAAGAAGGTCCGCGTGTACGAGGTCTTCGTGGAGGGAGCAAAAGAAGGGTTCACGACTGCCATCCGCATTATTCCATATCTCGTCGCGATGTTGTTCGCGATCGGCATCTTCCGTGCGAGCGGAGCTCTGGAATTGCTCACAGCTCTACTTGCGCCTGCAACGAATCTCATCGGCATGCCTCCGGAGACTCTTCCCATGGCGCTCATGAGGCCGCTTTCCGGAAGCGGGTCGCTTGGAATTATGACAGAGCTGATGAAAGTCCATGGCCCCGATTCCTTCATTGGAATCCTGGCATCGACCATGTACGGAAGCTCTGAGACGACGTTCTACGTGCTCGCTGTCTATTTCGGATCGGTCCAGATCAAGAATACCCGTCACGCAGTGCCGGCAGGCTTGATCGCCGATGTCTTCGGCATGCTCGGTGCCGTGCTGATCTGCAGAATTCTATTCGGAGCATAA
- a CDS encoding proline dehydrogenase family protein gives MSLLNKLVVTAMPLIPKAIVGRVAARYIAGTTLADGVKTVKRLNQAGMMTTMDLLGEDVNDAREAQAVRDNILPILQAIHQNSLNSNVSIKPTQLGLSIDKELGRKNIRAILEEARKLGNFVRIDMEDAQTTDNTLEIYRKLKGEGFSNTGVVIQSYLHRSESDVRALVREGANFRLCKGIYNESPAIAFKGRQEIRDNFMKLLKIILEGGSYVGIATHDDFLIDGAMKLIQKLGLKPAQYEFQMLLGVRESRRDEIVRAGHRLRVYVPYGEQWYAYSTRRLKENPAMAWYITKAIFIR, from the coding sequence ATGTCCCTTCTGAATAAGCTCGTAGTCACCGCGATGCCGCTCATCCCGAAGGCTATCGTGGGTCGGGTCGCGGCGCGGTACATCGCCGGCACGACACTCGCCGATGGCGTCAAGACCGTGAAGAGGCTCAATCAGGCGGGGATGATGACGACCATGGACCTTCTGGGCGAAGACGTGAACGACGCCCGCGAGGCGCAGGCGGTTCGTGACAACATCCTCCCGATTCTCCAGGCCATCCACCAGAACTCACTCAATTCCAATGTCTCGATCAAGCCAACGCAATTGGGGTTGAGCATCGACAAGGAACTGGGGCGCAAGAACATCCGGGCGATTCTTGAGGAGGCCCGAAAGCTGGGAAATTTTGTGCGGATCGACATGGAGGACGCCCAGACCACCGACAACACGCTTGAGATTTACCGGAAACTCAAAGGGGAAGGGTTTTCGAATACCGGGGTCGTTATCCAGTCCTATCTTCACCGGAGTGAGTCCGACGTGCGTGCCCTGGTCAGAGAAGGCGCGAACTTCCGGCTCTGCAAGGGTATCTACAATGAATCTCCCGCGATCGCTTTCAAGGGCCGCCAGGAAATCCGCGACAACTTCATGAAGCTGCTGAAGATCATTCTCGAGGGGGGATCGTACGTCGGGATTGCGACGCACGACGATTTCCTCATCGACGGCGCGATGAAGCTCATCCAGAAACTCGGTCTGAAACCGGCGCAGTATGAATTCCAGATGTTGCTCGGCGTCCGTGAATCCAGGCGCGATGAAATCGTGCGGGCCGGACACAGGCTGCGGGTCTATGTGCCGTACGGAGAACAATGGTATGCGTATTCGACACGCCGCCTGAAAGAAAACCCGGCGATGGCATGGTATATTACCAAGGCAATATTTATTCGTTGA
- a CDS encoding oligopeptide transporter, OPT family has product MADTKSGGGGGPVFRPFVPVETDMKEFTVRALIIGLVMCVVLGAANAYLGLKAGMTIAATYPAAVIGMAILRIYKGSLLEENFARTVGSIGESVAAGAIFTIPAFVVLQLWKFDTANMLTEYLTASALMILGGILGIMFVTILRKVMVEDSSLPFPESVAASEIHKAGQRGTEAAMQLFKAMGVGALVKLLSRADIGTKDGLGAFFYQNSFQIPVGKLKESLVRLGLTKDSNIVPAGGITTFSAPDITPAYIGVGYIIGPELGALNFAGGLLAWGLFVPLLVFFLGPHMIDKYTAVDGTQNWPALTGHLYRFIVRPIAVGGMLVGACFTLWRMRKNLLLGIKRGVADVRKAASSETTTLRTEKDLSFRVVLLGIVVVFILMIALYFYFTQAIGGAILAAIVMLVTGFFFAAVSGNLVGMIGSSNNPISGLTLATTVVAALTMVVVGVHGVQGVAAVLGVAAVVCVSSAVAGEMLQDLKVGHILGGTPWKMQIGDIIGVILAGLVMFFPLYVLHNSDLALNPLTGGFGSKNLPAPQAGLMAALSQGIVGGEMAWPLVIVGIAMGVVLILIKVRSPMLFSVGMYLPLGTTFAIFIGGLIRGVVDKRAKKKGFNDAQKARVENAGILAASGLIAGEALMGLFIAAVVFIFDRMGKPPEFWAMEAFNDVAPWLAIAFFAVLATYLIFVPLKKAGSPDEPAPPTAMM; this is encoded by the coding sequence ATGGCAGATACGAAGAGCGGTGGCGGGGGCGGACCGGTGTTCAGACCGTTCGTTCCTGTCGAGACCGACATGAAGGAGTTCACCGTCCGCGCGCTGATCATCGGCCTGGTGATGTGCGTGGTCCTCGGCGCGGCGAACGCCTACCTCGGTCTCAAAGCAGGCATGACGATAGCCGCGACCTACCCGGCCGCGGTAATCGGCATGGCAATCCTGCGAATCTACAAAGGCTCGCTTCTCGAAGAGAACTTTGCCCGTACCGTCGGTTCAATCGGCGAGTCCGTCGCGGCCGGAGCGATCTTCACCATTCCGGCGTTTGTCGTTCTGCAGCTCTGGAAGTTCGATACCGCCAACATGCTTACCGAATATCTCACTGCAAGTGCGTTGATGATTCTCGGCGGCATCCTCGGAATAATGTTTGTCACGATTCTTCGGAAAGTGATGGTCGAAGATTCCTCGCTGCCGTTCCCGGAATCGGTGGCGGCAAGCGAGATTCACAAAGCAGGGCAGCGGGGGACGGAAGCCGCGATGCAGCTGTTCAAGGCGATGGGCGTTGGGGCACTGGTCAAGCTGCTCTCAAGAGCCGACATCGGCACCAAGGACGGACTCGGAGCTTTCTTCTATCAGAACAGTTTTCAAATTCCTGTCGGGAAGCTGAAAGAAAGCCTCGTCCGTCTCGGACTCACGAAGGATTCCAACATAGTCCCGGCTGGCGGAATCACGACGTTCTCAGCCCCTGACATCACGCCTGCCTACATAGGCGTCGGATACATTATTGGCCCCGAGCTGGGCGCGCTGAACTTCGCTGGCGGTTTGCTGGCATGGGGTCTGTTTGTTCCTCTGCTTGTCTTCTTCCTTGGCCCCCACATGATTGACAAGTACACCGCGGTTGACGGGACGCAGAACTGGCCGGCATTGACAGGACACCTCTACCGGTTTATCGTGCGTCCGATTGCTGTCGGCGGCATGCTCGTTGGTGCGTGTTTCACTCTGTGGCGGATGCGCAAGAACCTTCTCCTTGGAATCAAGAGGGGTGTCGCAGACGTTCGCAAAGCGGCTTCTTCCGAAACGACGACACTTCGCACCGAGAAAGACCTTTCCTTCCGGGTGGTTCTCCTCGGGATCGTCGTTGTCTTCATCCTTATGATAGCGCTCTATTTCTATTTTACTCAGGCTATCGGCGGCGCTATCCTGGCCGCCATCGTCATGCTCGTCACCGGTTTCTTCTTCGCGGCGGTTTCGGGAAACCTGGTCGGCATGATCGGTTCTTCCAACAATCCCATCTCGGGCCTGACGCTGGCCACCACGGTCGTTGCAGCATTGACGATGGTCGTCGTCGGAGTTCACGGCGTTCAGGGGGTCGCTGCGGTTCTCGGTGTCGCTGCGGTAGTTTGCGTCTCTTCTGCTGTCGCAGGCGAGATGCTGCAGGATCTGAAAGTCGGACATATCCTGGGAGGAACACCATGGAAAATGCAGATCGGTGACATTATTGGCGTCATTCTGGCGGGTCTTGTGATGTTCTTCCCGTTGTACGTTCTTCACAATTCAGATCTCGCTCTCAACCCTCTTACAGGAGGCTTCGGAAGCAAGAATCTTCCCGCTCCCCAGGCCGGCTTGATGGCAGCTCTTTCTCAGGGCATTGTCGGCGGCGAGATGGCATGGCCCCTCGTCATCGTTGGAATCGCCATGGGCGTGGTGCTGATCCTCATCAAGGTGCGCAGTCCGATGTTGTTCTCCGTCGGCATGTACCTTCCGCTCGGGACAACGTTCGCCATCTTCATTGGCGGCCTTATCCGCGGAGTCGTGGACAAGCGTGCGAAGAAGAAAGGGTTCAACGATGCGCAGAAGGCCCGGGTAGAAAACGCGGGGATTCTTGCTGCATCCGGCCTGATCGCCGGAGAGGCATTGATGGGGCTGTTCATTGCCGCCGTCGTGTTCATTTTTGATCGCATGGGTAAGCCGCCCGAGTTCTGGGCGATGGAGGCCTTCAATGATGTCGCACCGTGGCTTGCTATAGCGTTCTTCGCGGTTCTTGCGACGTACCTCATTTTTGTTCCGTTGAAGAAAGCGGGTTCACCGGATGAACCGGCTCCTCCAACTGCGATGATGTAA
- a CDS encoding PqqD family protein: MSLLVGFTLFARRQDKKSINLLELTPVQRVPWETGESGTVVVLVPKFRNPLLVRWLVPRMRFPHFRVKLDAIGSFVWKMCDGTTTVAEMAGKMTTEYGDTAASAQERLRKFLLTLEKTDLVNLYAEAPHAPQ, encoded by the coding sequence TTGTCCTTACTGGTAGGGTTCACATTGTTTGCCCGACGACAAGATAAGAAATCGATAAACCTGCTGGAACTTACACCGGTGCAGCGTGTTCCCTGGGAGACAGGGGAGAGCGGAACCGTTGTGGTACTTGTACCGAAGTTCCGCAATCCGCTGTTGGTGCGTTGGCTCGTGCCACGAATGAGGTTCCCCCACTTCCGTGTCAAGCTGGACGCGATCGGAAGTTTCGTGTGGAAAATGTGCGACGGGACGACGACCGTCGCCGAGATGGCGGGCAAAATGACAACCGAGTATGGGGATACTGCTGCGTCCGCTCAGGAACGCCTTCGTAAGTTCCTCCTGACGTTGGAGAAAACGGATCTTGTGAATCTCTACGCCGAAGCTCCTCATGCTCCGCAATGA
- a CDS encoding aminoacyl-histidine dipeptidase, with translation MPNPIEGLKPEGVWKYFAEISRIPRGSKNEKQIAAYVMQKAKEFGLEAKQDKFMTVVVRKPASPGYENRPMVCLQGHLDMVCEKNNDKAHDFEKDPIELVRNGNIMMANGTTLGADNGIAVAANLAIMEDKSLVHGPLEFLFTIDEETGLTGATNLKPGFVQSKILMNLDSEEEGELYVGCSGGRNTTGIWKVDFENAPGKTVCTVIRVKGLKGGHSGLEIDKGRGNSIKILNRVLIALSDLGGRLANIEGGNKSNAIPREAEALVYIPAAKLNQAKKVVAAYQHTTKAELASVEPDLAIEIEVRKDVKRGKVVKKQQQALVLKTISGLPHGVIKMSADIPGLVETSTNVAVIRTEKGKISLITSQRSSVASEIIEVCQMVGCVFELGGAKVERNEGYPGWKPNLDSPILKTAKATYKSLYGKEPAVKAIHAGLECGIIGEKYPGMDMVSFGPTMQAVHSPDEKIYIDTVDKFWKFLLAILRNVN, from the coding sequence ATGCCAAACCCAATTGAAGGTCTGAAGCCCGAAGGCGTGTGGAAGTACTTTGCTGAGATCAGCAGGATCCCGCGCGGGTCGAAGAATGAGAAGCAGATCGCTGCCTATGTGATGCAGAAAGCCAAAGAGTTCGGGCTCGAGGCAAAACAGGACAAGTTCATGACGGTGGTGGTGCGAAAGCCGGCCTCGCCCGGATACGAGAACCGCCCGATGGTGTGCCTCCAGGGGCATCTCGACATGGTGTGCGAGAAGAACAACGACAAAGCCCACGATTTTGAAAAAGACCCGATCGAACTCGTTCGCAACGGCAATATCATGATGGCGAATGGTACGACGCTCGGGGCGGACAACGGTATCGCCGTCGCCGCAAATCTTGCCATCATGGAAGACAAGTCGCTCGTGCACGGACCGTTGGAATTTCTGTTTACGATCGACGAAGAAACCGGGTTGACCGGCGCTACGAACCTGAAGCCGGGTTTTGTCCAAAGCAAGATTCTGATGAACCTCGACTCAGAGGAAGAGGGGGAACTGTATGTCGGCTGCTCGGGCGGAAGGAACACTACCGGTATCTGGAAAGTCGATTTCGAGAACGCGCCCGGAAAGACCGTCTGCACCGTGATCCGTGTGAAGGGGCTGAAGGGGGGGCACTCAGGATTGGAAATCGACAAAGGACGAGGCAATTCTATCAAGATCCTCAACCGCGTGCTGATTGCGCTGAGCGATCTCGGTGGGCGGCTTGCGAATATTGAGGGGGGGAACAAGAGCAACGCGATTCCCAGGGAGGCCGAAGCTCTGGTGTATATCCCCGCGGCCAAATTGAACCAGGCGAAGAAAGTTGTGGCTGCTTATCAGCACACAACCAAGGCAGAGTTGGCTAGTGTGGAGCCGGATCTGGCAATCGAAATAGAAGTGCGCAAGGATGTGAAGAGGGGAAAAGTGGTGAAGAAACAGCAGCAGGCGCTCGTGTTGAAAACGATTTCGGGGTTGCCGCATGGTGTCATCAAGATGAGCGCGGACATCCCGGGTTTGGTTGAGACATCAACAAACGTCGCGGTCATTCGCACCGAAAAGGGAAAGATATCCCTCATTACCAGTCAGCGCAGTTCTGTTGCGTCGGAGATCATTGAAGTCTGCCAGATGGTAGGTTGCGTGTTCGAGCTCGGCGGCGCCAAAGTCGAACGCAATGAAGGGTATCCCGGCTGGAAACCGAATCTCGATTCGCCGATTTTGAAGACGGCGAAGGCGACGTATAAGTCGCTCTACGGCAAGGAGCCCGCAGTGAAAGCGATTCACGCCGGACTTGAATGCGGTATCATCGGTGAAAAGTATCCTGGAATGGACATGGTCTCCTTCGGACCGACAATGCAGGCTGTTCATTCGCCGGATGAGAAGATCTACA